Proteins found in one Cardiocondyla obscurior isolate alpha-2009 linkage group LG03, Cobs3.1, whole genome shotgun sequence genomic segment:
- the LOC139101284 gene encoding uncharacterized protein, producing MSDVPGYDFTVAELKKALRARGLPTSGVKLELIKRLSEHDPNVWAELMPVARSTLAGDDASPENDGESESRAQSGASQIEESQEGDMTGERKARERAMRREIELLRREKECAERERRLLQRELEILRSSPAAGSVTSAAQGGVRSIKKLLPEFDGTNNTFWRWKQ from the coding sequence ATGAGTGACGTACCGGGATACGACTTCACGGTGGCCGAGCTCAAGAAGGCCCTGCGTGCGAGGGGTTTGCCGACGAGCGGAGTAAAGCTCgagttaataaaaagattgagCGAGCACGACCCAAATGTATGGGCAGAGCTGATGCCGGTTGCGAGATCCACGCTCGCGGGAGACGACGCGAGCCCGGAGAACGACGGAGAGTCGGAGAGTCGAGCGCAGAGCGGAGCATCGCAAATCGAGGAGTCGCAGGAAGGCGATATGACGGGCGAAAGGAAGGCCCGCGAAAGAGCGATGCGGCGAGAAATCGAATTGCTCCGACGAGAAAAAGAGTGCGCCGAAAGGGAGCGACGACTGTTGCAGCGAGAGTTGGAGATTTTACGGAGCTCTCCCGCGGCCGGGAGCGTGACAAGTGCAGCACAGGGCGGTGTCCgcagcataaaaaaattgctgcCCGAATTTGACGGAACAAACAATACCTTTTGGCGGTGGAAGCAGTAA
- the LOC139101285 gene encoding uncharacterized protein, whose protein sequence is MAETVVHSNFAIELFDPQVTNWKRWLQRFEGAVTVFKVPETQKVAYLLHFIGSASFDYICDKVAPADPYSKLYSYLTEKLEEYYAPSPLEIAENYRFHQRKQNEGKTVQQFVAALHKLSINCKFGQYLQMALRNQLVFGLLSKRVQSRLLETKDLTFEKAVEMATAMELTERDVAQL, encoded by the coding sequence ATGGCTGAGACAGTGGTCCACAGCAATTTCGCGATCGAGCTTTTCGATCCACAAGTCACAAATTGGAAGCGTTGGTTACAACGTTTTGAAGGCGCTGTTACGGTCTTCAAAGTTCCGGAGACACAAAAGGTAGCCtacttattacattttattggcTCAGCGTCCTTCGATTATATTTGCGATAAAGTGGCACCTGCGGATCCGTACTCAAAATTGTACTCTTATTTGACGGAGAAATTGGAGGAATATTATGCACCGTCACCTCTAGAAATCGCTGAAAATTACCGTTTCCATCAAAGGAAACAGAATGAGGGCAAAACGGTGCAACAATTCGTTGCCGCTCTCCATAAATTGAGCATCAACTGCAAATTCGGCCAGTACCTGCAGATGGCCCTGAGGAATCAGTTAGTTTTTGGACTTCTAAGTAAGCGGGTACAATCGAGATTACTGGAAACCAAGGATCTCACTTTTGAGAAAGCGGTGGAAATGGCAACCGCTATGGAGCTAACCGAAAGGGACGTCGCGCAACTTTAA
- the LOC139101286 gene encoding uncharacterized protein, whose amino-acid sequence MRSSSAITSGSNIVCFRCGGQHLATNCALDRNITCRACGIKGHLQKDGIHYCGHYIDKNGTHKEQKKMETIENMPQPRNTTELRAFLGLINYYGRFIRNVSTILNPRYKLLEGSQEKKIPFNWNQSCKTAFQEAKRAFVSNQILTHFDTTLQTIVACDASPYGVGAILSQKQPDGSEWNKVEHQFKHIVGMIGTKVIQELKLPLTGSELSKETEKDISLQPLLRTLQKGTNIKPSERFNIPLKEFSLQNVDAYTKWPEAYITKDLTSYTTIRKCKQIFSTFGFPKIIVSDNGRHFTSNEFATFVKTNGIIHKTTAPFHPATNGQAERFVQTLKLHLKKKFQTGPIRTSVLEEAVQQIFFQYRTTPHVAIDMSPAERMDRVQCRNYYRRTKWIFGRIEKSLDLAHYFVRLDNGKAWKRHVNQILKTGNIPSEKPWDYNLPDYNQHQINRDSGQKKKEIEPKRSPVKVSPARTSPPKLSPSPRRSERPRAPPERYGEIIWH is encoded by the exons ATGAGATCATCATCCGCTATCACATCCGGCTCAAATATAGTTTGTTTCAGATGCGGCGGTCAACACTTAGCTACTAATTGCGCTTTAGATAGAAATATAACTTGTCGTGCGTGCGGAATCAAGGGCCACTTGCAAAAA GACGGTATACACTATTGCGGACATTATATCGATAAGAATGGTACACAcaaagaacaaaagaaaatggaaaCGATAGAGAATATGCCGCAACCTAGGAATACAACTGAACTGCGCGCGTTTTtaggattaattaattattacggtCGTTTCATCCGAAATGTGAGCACTATCTTAAATCCACGATACAAATTACTAGAAGGCagtcaagaaaaaaaaattcctttcaATTGGAATCAATCGTGCAAAACCGCTTTTCAAGAAGCCAAACGCGCCTTTGTAAGCAATCAGATCTTAACGCATTTTGATACAACTTTACAAACTATAGTTGCATGCGACGCAAGCCCGTATGGAGTGGGAGCGATTCTTTCACAAAAACAACCAGATGGTTCAGAATGG AATAAAGTAGAACATCAATTCAAACACATAGTAGGCATGATTGGAACGAAAGTAATACAAGAACTAAAGT TACCCCTTACCGGTTCTGAACTAtcaaaagaaacagaaaaggaCATTTCGTTACAACCACTCCTACGGACTTTACAAAAGGGCACAAACATTAAACCTAGTGAACGTTTCAACATACCATTGAAAGAATTTAGCCTTCAGAACG TGGATGCATACACAAAATGGCCCGAAGCTTACATTACAAAAGACCTGACCAGTTACACTACaataagaaaatgtaaacAAATATTCTCTACTTTTGGTTTCCCAAAAATAATCGTTTCCGATAACGGTAGGCATTTTACTTCCAACGAATTTGCCACTTTTGTTAAGACTAATGGTATCATACATAAAACTACAGCACCCTTTCATCCGGCAACAAACGGCCAAGCTGAACGTTTCGTTCAAACATTGAAACTTCACCTGAAAAAGAAGTTCCAAACAGGTCCAATTCGTACCTCCGTTTTGGAAGAGGCAGtacaacaaatattttttcaatatcgcaCCACTCCGCATGTAGCCATTGACATGTCACCGGCTGAAAGGAT GGACAGAGTTCAGTGCCGAAATTACTACAGACGCACCAAATGGATTTTCGGACGAATAGAAAAAAGCCTGGATCTCGCTCATTACTTTGTGCGTCTGGACAACGGAAAAGCATGGAAACGTCACGTCAATCAAATACTTAAAACTGGCAATATTCCTAGCGAAAAACCATGGGACTACAACCTGCCGGATTATAATCAACATCAAATAAATAGAGACTCGGGccaaaaaaagaaggaaatagaaCCAAAAAGGTCCCCAGTTAAAGTATCCCCCGCAAGGACTTCGCCACCGAAGCTTTCTCCTTCACCTCGAAGATCCGAGCGACCCAGAGCTCCCCCGGAACGTTACGGAGAAATTATTTGGCATTAG
- the LOC139101287 gene encoding uncharacterized protein has protein sequence MQYHEKIIEIKNAFETAKQLVQQYVEENEKKNESQEDPENPIGVQNVIVGEKTAIAAPTGIAAFNVDGLTIHRLLQLPVEHGYSDKYKPLSDHVLKVLRAELKDHILLLGDLLQLPPVHEEPAYVQLSESKTNKLLGFLNVSNIWVNLFEYEELKINKRQQGDETFRDLLSKIRIGVLTKTDCDKLEKRKISLKGETFDEKLENLSMLKRISSNKIILIAEDTIDCISFIKKRVTKELSEKDEDNSRTADLVKKIVIKIGAKIMIRRNIDASLGLVNGTIAKVISVVKETSQNNIDKI, from the exons ATGCAATAtcatgaaaaaataattgaaattaaaaatgcatttgaaACTGCTAAACAATTAGTTCAACAATATGtagaagaaaatgaaaagaaaaacgagtcACAAGAAGATCCTGAGAATCCTATTGGAGTTCAAAACGTAATAGTAGGAGAA aaaacggcaaTAGCAGCACCAACAGGAATTGCAGCGTTTAATGTAGATGGATTAACAATACATAGATTGTTGCAATTACCTGTTGAACATGGATATTCTGATAAATATAAACCATTATCAGATCATGTTTTGAAAGTCTTAAGAGCAGAATTAAAGGAt CATATTCTTCTCTTAGGAGATTTATTGCAATTACCACCAGTACATGAAGAACCAGCATATGTACAATTGTCAGAAAGTAAGACAAATAAATTGCTGGGATTTTTAAATGTAAGTAATATATGGGTCAATTTATTTGAAtacgaagaattaaaaattaataagcgtCAGCAAGGAGACGAAACATTTCGTGatttattatcaaagataCGTATAGGAGTATTAACTAAAACAGATTGTGACAAacttgaaaaaagaaaaatatcattgAAAGGAGAAActtttgatgaaaaattagaaaatttat CAATGTTAAAACGAATatcatcaaataaaattatattaattgcggAGGATACAATTGATTGTatatcatttataaaaaaaagagtaacaAAAGAATTATCAGAAAAAGATGAAGATAATTCAAGAACAGCagatttagtaaaaaaaatagtaattaaaataggAGCTAAAATAATGATAAGACGAAATATAGATGCAAGTTTAGGACTTGTGAATGGAACAATTGCCAAAGTAATATCTGTAGTAAAAGAAACATCTCAAAacaatattgataaaatttaa
- the LOC139101288 gene encoding golgin subfamily A member 6-like protein 22, translating into MNEKVLEGKGKGKHMQQEGWMEIIKELRTGFGVMAKELKDTAECNVEIKKCLVEIVEGCERDKEMFKKRIVDMEKKIKEYENRIEKFGKEKEEMEKEKERIRKKVEEVERRMKGWDGKIERIGKERGEKEKETMRLKKKMEEVENRMKNWEEILERAGKVRGEKEEGTEVKDKRLDEVKIGKDSGIEERLKTLELDKKKIKRDWEEKEKEIEEKKKENEKEKEIVKKRFEEIEKTMNGWEEKLEKAGKVKDENKAEIEEKKESFIEDNIGKESGLVERVMSLELDRERKDREVRKKNIIIKGVKIMEGRKEVWRRNVEEIIKMTGAEVKVGEVRKIGAINKEGMGMVVVKFESIKEKLEVFKGKVKLRNRKEWIQDDLTVKERKAEWIIRAEAERLRRAGKMVKKGYMKLWIENKIWVWDEVREELREWKGMRKERWEEQVIKENEVKRKRFGLSEIGKRL; encoded by the coding sequence ATGAATGAAAAAGTATTGGAGGGTAAAGGCAAAGGCAAACATATGCAGCAGGAAGGATGGatggaaattataaaagaattaagaacGGGTTTTGGTGTGATGGCAAAGGAGTTAAAAGATACAGCAGAATGTAATGTGGAGATAAAGAAGTGTTTAGTGGAAATAGTGGAGGGTTgtgaaagagataaagaaatgtttaaaaaaagaatagtagatatggaaaagaaaattaaagaatatgaaaatagaatagaaaagtttggaaaggaaaaggaagaaatggagaaagaaaaagaaaggattaGAAAAAAGGTTGAGGAAGTAGAAAGAAGAATGAAAGGTTGGGATGGTAAAATAGAGAGGATAGGAAaggaaaggggggaaaaagagaaagaaacgatgaggctaaagaagaaaatggagGAAGTAGAAAATAGAATGAAAAATTGGGAAGAAATATTGGAGAGAGCAGGAAAAGTAAgaggagaaaaggaagaagggACAGAAGTTAAAGATAAAAGGTTAGATGAAGTTAAAATAGGAAAGGATAGTGGAATAGAAGAAAGATTAAAGACTTTggaattagataaaaaaaagataaaaagggattgggaagagaaggaaaaagagatagaagagaagaagaaggaaaatgagaaagaaaaagagatagtAAAAAAGAGATTcgaggaaatagaaaaaactaTGAATGGCTGGGAAGAAAAGTTAGAAAAAGCGGGAAAGGTAAAGGATGAAAATAAGGCggagatagaagaaaaaaaggaaagtttCATAGAAGATAATATAGGAAAAGAAAGTGGATTGGTAGAGAGAGTCATGAGTTTGGAGttagatagagaaagaaaagatagagaagtaagaaagaagaatataataataaaaggcgTGAAAATAATGGAAGGGAGAAAGGAAGTTTGGAGAAGAAATGTAgaggaaataataaagatgACGGGAGCAGAGGTTAAAGTTGGAGAAGTGAGGAAAATAGGAGCAATTAATAAGGAGGGGATGGGAATGGTGGTGGTAAAATTTGAGagtataaaagagaaattggaggtttttaaaggaaaagtaaAGTTaaggaatagaaaagaatGGATTCAAGATGATTTAACGGTAAAGGAAAGGAAAGCAGAATGGATTATCAGGGCGGAAGCTGAGAGATTAAGACGGGCAGGAAAAATGGTTAAAAAGGGTTATATGAAATTGTGGATAGAGAATAAAATATGGGTGTGGGATGAGGTAAGAGAAGAACTGAGGGAATGGAAAGGCATGAGAAAGGAAAGGTGGGAAGAACAGGTAATAAAAGAGAATGaggtaaagagaaagaggttTGGATTAAGTGAGATAGGGAAAAGATTGTAA
- the LOC139101290 gene encoding uncharacterized protein PF3D7_1120000-like, with amino-acid sequence MSEQEKGNVESGNEERKEEKREEKIKKKMGRPAKVEMLRRERANSMPILKAWKQGEKRKERQEEKGEIEGLEGFRKSVKVYRSPVKATGEGGEGGISKEGFEEVIKEMKSKFARIQAQMEEVREIKVQIRKEIEELKIIWKKEKIDLEKRMDEMEKRIREKKYEGGKLEIPEEIQGKILSLEERTRMLEMALKEQVGEIIEATGVKAKIEDVNKIGGVNKGGYGMVWVNMENFKEKLEILRCKGKLKNRTEWIGDDLTKYERKVEWLIKREADKLKREGKQVKIGYKKIWVNKEMWIWDDLKEELRKWDGAKEFEKEGNKRKKVIADRLNASF; translated from the exons atgagcgaacaggaaaaaggaaatgtgGAGAGTGGaaatgaggaaagaaaagaggaaaaaagagaagagaaaataaaaaagaaaatgggaagGCCTGCAAAGGTAGAGATGTTAAGAAGAGAAAGGGCTAACAGCATGCCAATTTTGAAAGCGTGGAAgcaaggagagaaaaggaaggaaagacagGAAGAAAAAGGCGAAATAGAGGGCTTGGAAGGATTTAGGAAAAGTGTGAAAGTGTACAGATCACCGGTGAAAGCAACAGGAGAGGGAGGTGAAGGGGGAATAAGCAAGGAAGGATTTGAAGAGGTAATAAAGGAAATGAAAAGTAAATTTGCAAGGATTCAAGCGCAGATGGAGGAAGTAAGGGAAATAAAGgtacaaataagaaaagaaatagaagaattgaagataatatggaaaaaagagaagatagacttagagaaaagaatggacgagatggaaaaaagaataagggaaaaaaaatatgagggaggTAAACTGGAAATACCAGAAGAAATACAGGGAAAAATTTTGAgtttagaagaaagaacgagaatgctggaaatg gcgctgaaagaacaagtgggagaaataatagaagcaacaggagtgaaagcaaagatagaGGATGTAAATAAGATAGGAGGAGTAAATAAAGGAGGTTATGGTATGGTGTGGGTAAatatggaaaattttaaagaaaaattggaaatattaagatgtaagggaaaattaaagaacaggacggaatggataggagacgATCTGACAAAATAcgaaaggaaagtggaatggctcataaagagagaagcggataaattgaaaagagaaggaaaacaggtaaaaataggGTACAAGAAGATAtgggtaaataaagaaatgtggatATGGGATGACCTGaaggaagaattgagaaaatgggatggtgcgaaagaatttgaaaaagaagggaataaaaggaagaaggtGATAGCAGATAGActaaatgcaagtttttaa